Proteins from a single region of Larus michahellis chromosome 13, bLarMic1.1, whole genome shotgun sequence:
- the SCARB1 gene encoding scavenger receptor class B member 1 isoform X2: MAAARRRLSVGLGLAGAACALLGVCMLLVGPVIIKEQVVKNVRIDPSSISFSMWKDIPVPFYMSVYLFEVLNPKETLQGAKPALNQRGPYVYREFRYKTNITFHDNDTVSFLEYRQLFFQPDMSNGSEEEYIVVPNILMMGAAVMMENLPNFVKLLLSGALAGLKQEAFMNRTVREILWGYEDPLLDTINAIVPGLIPFKGKFGLFVEFNNSNSGLFTVYTGMKNISRVHMVDSWNGQKKVNYWRSSECNMINGTAGEMWPPFMSPTSLEFYSPDACRSMTLVYEQSGKFEGVPTYRFVAPKTLFANGTDYPPNEGFCPCMQSGIQNVSTCRLKAPMFLSHPHFYNADPALVDAVEGLHPSKDQHALFLDVHPMTGIPMNCSIKLQLNQYIKRVSGIIQTGKIKPVVLPLLWFAESGSIEGAVLKQFYTNLVLLPSLLDYLQYIFLGLSVPLVISAAVLMARSQDHKITESLRLEGTSGGDLVHPPAQAGSPKAGYSGPCPDVS, encoded by the exons ATGGCCGCGGCCCGGCGCAGGCTGTCGGTGGGTCTGGGGCTGGCCGGGGCGGCCTGCGCCCTCCTGGGGGTCTGCATGCTGCTGGTGGGGCCTGTCATCATCAAGGAGCAGGTCGTCAAG AACGTCAGGATCGaccccagcagcatctccttcAGCATGTGGAAAGACATTCCTGTTCCTTTCTACATGTCGGTGTACCTCTTCGAAGTGCTGAACCCCAAGGAGACCCTCCAGGGAGCAAAGCCGGCGCTGAACCAGCGTGGACCCTATGTTTACAG AGAGTTCAGGTATAAAACAAATATCACATTCCATGACAATGACACTGTCTCCTTCCTGGAGTACCGCCAACTTTTCTTCCAGCCGGACATGTCCAATGGCAGTGAAGAAGAGTACATCGTTGTGCCAAACATTTTGATGATG GGAGCGGCTGTAATGATGGAAAACCTGCCAAACTTCGTGAAGCTTTTACTGAGTGGAGCCCTGGCTGGCCTGAAACAGGAGGCGTTCATGAACCGGACAGTGAGGGAGATCCTGTGGGGGTATGAAGACCCTCTTCTAGACACAATAAATGCGATTGTTCCTGGCCTGATCCCTTTCAAGGGAAAATTTGGCTTATTTGTAGAG TTTAACAACTCCAATTCGGGACTGTTTACAGTGTACACGGGCATGAAGAACATCAGTAGAGTTCACATGGTGGATTCATGGAATGGACAGAAGAAG GTGAACTACTGGCGGAGCAGCGAGTGCAACATGATCAACGGGACCGCGGGGGAGATGTGGCCACCGTTCATGTCCCCAACGTCACTGGAGTTCTACAGCCCTGATGCCTGCAG ATCCATGACACTGGTGTATGAGCAGTCCGGGAAGTTTGAGGGTGTGCCCACCTACCGCTTCGTGGCACCAAAAACTCTCTTTGCCAACGGCACGGACTATCCACCCAATGAAGGCTTCTGCCCCTGCATGCAGTCCGGCATCCAGAACGTCAGTACCTGTAGGCTCA AAGCACCAATGTTCCTTTCCCATCCTCACTTCTACAATGCTGACCCAGCCCTGGTGGATGCCGTCGAAGGCCTTCACCCCAGCAAGGACCAGCACGCGCTCTTCCTGGACGTGCACCCG ATGACGGGCATCCCCATGAACTGCTCCATCAAGCTCCAGCTGAACCAGTACATAAAGCGTGTGTCTGGTATAAT tcAAACAGGGAAGATTAAGCCAGTGGTCCTGCCGCTGCTGTGGTTTGCAGAG AGCGGATCCATCGAAGGCGCAGTCCTGAAGCAGTTTTACACCAACCTGGTGCTGCTCCCGTCCCTGCTGGACTACCTGCAGTATATCTTCCTTGGGCTGAGTGTCCCGCTCGTTATCTCAGCAGCTGTGCTCATGGCAAGGAGTCAG GATCACAAAATCACTGAAtcgttgagattggaagggacctctggaggtgatctagtccacccccctgctcaagcagggtcacctaaagccgGTTactcaggaccatgtccagatgtctcttag
- the SCARB1 gene encoding scavenger receptor class B member 1 isoform X3 produces MAAARRRLSVGLGLAGAACALLGVCMLLVGPVIIKEQVVKNVRIDPSSISFSMWKDIPVPFYMSVYLFEVLNPKETLQGAKPALNQRGPYVYREFRYKTNITFHDNDTVSFLEYRQLFFQPDMSNGSEEEYIVVPNILMMGAAVMMENLPNFVKLLLSGALAGLKQEAFMNRTVREILWGYEDPLLDTINAIVPGLIPFKGKFGLFVEFNNSNSGLFTVYTGMKNISRVHMVDSWNGQKKVNYWRSSECNMINGTAGEMWPPFMSPTSLEFYSPDACRSMTLVYEQSGKFEGVPTYRFVAPKTLFANGTDYPPNEGFCPCMQSGIQNVSTCRLKAPMFLSHPHFYNADPALVDAVEGLHPSKDQHALFLDVHPMTGIPMNCSIKLQLNQYIKRVSGIIQTGKIKPVVLPLLWFAESGSIEGAVLKQFYTNLVLLPSLLDYLQYIFLGLSVPLVISAAVLMARSQEKCSLFWSSNKKNSDSNKANQATSAKKLPPVKGTVLREARL; encoded by the exons ATGGCCGCGGCCCGGCGCAGGCTGTCGGTGGGTCTGGGGCTGGCCGGGGCGGCCTGCGCCCTCCTGGGGGTCTGCATGCTGCTGGTGGGGCCTGTCATCATCAAGGAGCAGGTCGTCAAG AACGTCAGGATCGaccccagcagcatctccttcAGCATGTGGAAAGACATTCCTGTTCCTTTCTACATGTCGGTGTACCTCTTCGAAGTGCTGAACCCCAAGGAGACCCTCCAGGGAGCAAAGCCGGCGCTGAACCAGCGTGGACCCTATGTTTACAG AGAGTTCAGGTATAAAACAAATATCACATTCCATGACAATGACACTGTCTCCTTCCTGGAGTACCGCCAACTTTTCTTCCAGCCGGACATGTCCAATGGCAGTGAAGAAGAGTACATCGTTGTGCCAAACATTTTGATGATG GGAGCGGCTGTAATGATGGAAAACCTGCCAAACTTCGTGAAGCTTTTACTGAGTGGAGCCCTGGCTGGCCTGAAACAGGAGGCGTTCATGAACCGGACAGTGAGGGAGATCCTGTGGGGGTATGAAGACCCTCTTCTAGACACAATAAATGCGATTGTTCCTGGCCTGATCCCTTTCAAGGGAAAATTTGGCTTATTTGTAGAG TTTAACAACTCCAATTCGGGACTGTTTACAGTGTACACGGGCATGAAGAACATCAGTAGAGTTCACATGGTGGATTCATGGAATGGACAGAAGAAG GTGAACTACTGGCGGAGCAGCGAGTGCAACATGATCAACGGGACCGCGGGGGAGATGTGGCCACCGTTCATGTCCCCAACGTCACTGGAGTTCTACAGCCCTGATGCCTGCAG ATCCATGACACTGGTGTATGAGCAGTCCGGGAAGTTTGAGGGTGTGCCCACCTACCGCTTCGTGGCACCAAAAACTCTCTTTGCCAACGGCACGGACTATCCACCCAATGAAGGCTTCTGCCCCTGCATGCAGTCCGGCATCCAGAACGTCAGTACCTGTAGGCTCA AAGCACCAATGTTCCTTTCCCATCCTCACTTCTACAATGCTGACCCAGCCCTGGTGGATGCCGTCGAAGGCCTTCACCCCAGCAAGGACCAGCACGCGCTCTTCCTGGACGTGCACCCG ATGACGGGCATCCCCATGAACTGCTCCATCAAGCTCCAGCTGAACCAGTACATAAAGCGTGTGTCTGGTATAAT tcAAACAGGGAAGATTAAGCCAGTGGTCCTGCCGCTGCTGTGGTTTGCAGAG AGCGGATCCATCGAAGGCGCAGTCCTGAAGCAGTTTTACACCAACCTGGTGCTGCTCCCGTCCCTGCTGGACTACCTGCAGTATATCTTCCTTGGGCTGAGTGTCCCGCTCGTTATCTCAGCAGCTGTGCTCATGGCAAGGAGTCAG GAAAAATGCTCTTTATTTTGGAGCAGCAATAAAAAGAATTCAGACAGTAATAAGGCCAACCAGGCCACCTCTGCCAAAAAGCTGCCTCCGGTTAAGGGGACGGTGTTGCGGGAAGCCAGACTGTAG
- the SCARB1 gene encoding scavenger receptor class B member 1 isoform X1, translated as MAAARRRLSVGLGLAGAACALLGVCMLLVGPVIIKEQVVKNVRIDPSSISFSMWKDIPVPFYMSVYLFEVLNPKETLQGAKPALNQRGPYVYREFRYKTNITFHDNDTVSFLEYRQLFFQPDMSNGSEEEYIVVPNILMMGAAVMMENLPNFVKLLLSGALAGLKQEAFMNRTVREILWGYEDPLLDTINAIVPGLIPFKGKFGLFVEFNNSNSGLFTVYTGMKNISRVHMVDSWNGQKKVNYWRSSECNMINGTAGEMWPPFMSPTSLEFYSPDACRSMTLVYEQSGKFEGVPTYRFVAPKTLFANGTDYPPNEGFCPCMQSGIQNVSTCRLKAPMFLSHPHFYNADPALVDAVEGLHPSKDQHALFLDVHPMTGIPMNCSIKLQLNQYIKRVSGIIQTGKIKPVVLPLLWFAESGSIEGAVLKQFYTNLVLLPSLLDYLQYIFLGLSVPLVISAAVLMARSQGTATEKSPRHPTMQSKPPPSSETTPLLHDTVTQSQDDAEA; from the exons ATGGCCGCGGCCCGGCGCAGGCTGTCGGTGGGTCTGGGGCTGGCCGGGGCGGCCTGCGCCCTCCTGGGGGTCTGCATGCTGCTGGTGGGGCCTGTCATCATCAAGGAGCAGGTCGTCAAG AACGTCAGGATCGaccccagcagcatctccttcAGCATGTGGAAAGACATTCCTGTTCCTTTCTACATGTCGGTGTACCTCTTCGAAGTGCTGAACCCCAAGGAGACCCTCCAGGGAGCAAAGCCGGCGCTGAACCAGCGTGGACCCTATGTTTACAG AGAGTTCAGGTATAAAACAAATATCACATTCCATGACAATGACACTGTCTCCTTCCTGGAGTACCGCCAACTTTTCTTCCAGCCGGACATGTCCAATGGCAGTGAAGAAGAGTACATCGTTGTGCCAAACATTTTGATGATG GGAGCGGCTGTAATGATGGAAAACCTGCCAAACTTCGTGAAGCTTTTACTGAGTGGAGCCCTGGCTGGCCTGAAACAGGAGGCGTTCATGAACCGGACAGTGAGGGAGATCCTGTGGGGGTATGAAGACCCTCTTCTAGACACAATAAATGCGATTGTTCCTGGCCTGATCCCTTTCAAGGGAAAATTTGGCTTATTTGTAGAG TTTAACAACTCCAATTCGGGACTGTTTACAGTGTACACGGGCATGAAGAACATCAGTAGAGTTCACATGGTGGATTCATGGAATGGACAGAAGAAG GTGAACTACTGGCGGAGCAGCGAGTGCAACATGATCAACGGGACCGCGGGGGAGATGTGGCCACCGTTCATGTCCCCAACGTCACTGGAGTTCTACAGCCCTGATGCCTGCAG ATCCATGACACTGGTGTATGAGCAGTCCGGGAAGTTTGAGGGTGTGCCCACCTACCGCTTCGTGGCACCAAAAACTCTCTTTGCCAACGGCACGGACTATCCACCCAATGAAGGCTTCTGCCCCTGCATGCAGTCCGGCATCCAGAACGTCAGTACCTGTAGGCTCA AAGCACCAATGTTCCTTTCCCATCCTCACTTCTACAATGCTGACCCAGCCCTGGTGGATGCCGTCGAAGGCCTTCACCCCAGCAAGGACCAGCACGCGCTCTTCCTGGACGTGCACCCG ATGACGGGCATCCCCATGAACTGCTCCATCAAGCTCCAGCTGAACCAGTACATAAAGCGTGTGTCTGGTATAAT tcAAACAGGGAAGATTAAGCCAGTGGTCCTGCCGCTGCTGTGGTTTGCAGAG AGCGGATCCATCGAAGGCGCAGTCCTGAAGCAGTTTTACACCAACCTGGTGCTGCTCCCGTCCCTGCTGGACTACCTGCAGTATATCTTCCTTGGGCTGAGTGTCCCGCTCGTTATCTCAGCAGCTGTGCTCATGGCAAGGAGTCAG GGAACCGCCACCGAGAAGAGCCCACGCCATCCCACCATGCAGAGCAAACCGCCCCCCTCCTCCGAGACCACGCCACTCCTACATGACACTGTCACACAGAGCCAGGACGACGCCGAAGCCTGA